Proteins from one Pleuronectes platessa chromosome 16, fPlePla1.1, whole genome shotgun sequence genomic window:
- the LOC128458925 gene encoding LOW QUALITY PROTEIN: protein phosphatase 1 regulatory subunit 29 (The sequence of the model RefSeq protein was modified relative to this genomic sequence to represent the inferred CDS: deleted 1 base in 1 codon), producing the protein MQGASTTPILLILPSLLFFSCLPDMASGDCWLIEGDKGYVWLAICSQNQPPYETIPQHINNTVHDLRLNENKLKAVLFSSMYRFTNLTDLNLTKNEISYIEDGTFAGQANLQVLQLGYNKLTNLTEGMMRGLGRLQCLFLQHNLIEVISSNAFWECPSLSSIDLSSNKLARIDPSTFTVLMRLMVCELAANPFHCGCDLYSFLTWLESFNNVTHTYDRLQCETPREMFGYPLLSPIAAGHAGRNAKNILYHHCRDGVMIPGMTSLPPDMDGSSGMGPEMFGGAGPYHQPTTSSSSTELSVPSIKLHHVSLSSASLLVQIPRPYSKMYILTQYNHTFVSDVMNLKNKKEMITLNKLKPHNNYTFCVGSIRNSQRYNHTCLQFSTRAQNQDDMLPTPSTTSHYIMTIVGCLFGMLIILGIVYYCLRKKRMHDEKKKSICVKKTILEMRYGPEVAAAVGNDPSAVHKLQEQSREHHQYQHHHGGKLPMSTSSSSGMLHSANTSSSRLSCIPQVEKMATAFSEAMATSKGNYMDVRTGGVGDGGHGGMRGEDLRDDDGTDVGDDSDDDGHGSASEISTIAMEVDKVNQIINNCIDALKLDAAAVAASGASSNPSASSNPTSPPPTSSSALTRGLIPLSQGVIETCQVIGPNKIPPPPPLPALNAPLSERPGISGGGFVLSPPYRPPPPATAVRPIQRQMSADAAVVIVNSVKKQCSTTSCSSMGRDRDRGGARVYSLDVPEPRSPDACNQQQQQYPDRASPLGCGEPLERLPLVGSASCGGGGGGGCDSGGVGAHHQDSQKQHHYHQQQQMQQQQMQQQQMQQQQMQQQQQQQQQQLEVQQDYHCSEHRHSVPALYYEGSHQGSPAQRVSFLKPLTRSRRDAASYSQLSPARNHSSYSGYSSSPEYSSESSLRIWERFRPYRKGQRDEACYVTAGNALRKKVQFAKGEDLHDILDYWKGVSAQQKL; encoded by the exons ATGCAAGGTGCTTCTACCACCCCCATCCTGCTtattcttccctccctcctatTCTTCTCCTGCTTGCCCGACATGGCCAGCGGAGACTGCTGGCTCATTGAGGGGGACAAAGGCTACGTGTGGCTGGCTATCTGCAGTCAGAACCAGCCGCCCTACGAGACCATCCCCCAGCACATCAACAACACGGTCCACGACTTGAGATTGAATGAGAACAAGCTGAAAGCTGTGCTCTTTAGCTCCATGTACCGCTTCACCAATCTGACTGACCTCAACCTGACCAAAAATGAAATCAGCTACATTGAGGATGGAACCTTCGCAGGACAAGCCAACCTACAG GTTTTACAGTTGGGCTACAACAAGTTGACAAACTTAACTGAGGGTATGATGAGAGGCCTGGGCCGCTTGCAATGCCTTTTCCTCCAGCACAACCTAATTGAGGTTATTTCCAGCAATGCTTTCTGGGAGTGCCCTAGCCTAAGCAGCATTGACCTGTCGTCCAACAAGCTTGCCCGCATTGATCCATCCACTTTCACTGTTCTAATGCGCCTAATGGTGTGTGAGCTGGCAGCAAATCCATTCCACTGTGGATGCGATCTCTACAGCTTCCTAACCTGGTTGGAATCCTTCAACAACGTCACACACACCTATGACCGTCTCCAGTGTGAGACACCAAGAGAGATGTTTGGCTACCCCTTACTGAGTCCTATAGCTGCTGGCCATGCTGGTCGAAATGCCAAAAACATTTTGTACCATCACTGCCGGGATGGGGTCATGATTCCAGGGATGACCTCTCTCCCACCAGATATGGATGGTTCTTCCGGGATGGGGCCAGAGATGTTTGGTGGTGCCGGGCCGTACCACCAGCCCACCACCTCTTCATCATCTACTGAACTCAGTGTTCCCAGTATCAAGCTCCATCATGTCTCTTTGTCATCAGCTTCTCTCCTTGTGCAGATTCCAAGGCCCTACAGCAAGATGTATATTCTGACCCAATACAACCACACATTTGTGTCTGATGTCATGAATTTGAAGAACAAGAAGGAGATGATTACCCTCAACAAGCTCAAGCCGCACAACAATTACACATTTTGTGTAGGATCCATTCGCAACTCTCAACGTTATAACCACACCTGCCTCCAGTTTTCCACTCGGGCTCAAAATCAAGACGACATGCTCCCCACACCTTCCACCACCTCTCACTACATAATGACTATTGTGGGCTGCCTTTTTGGCATGCTCATTATTTTAGGCATTGTCTACTATTGTCTGCGTAAGAAGCGGATGcatgatgagaagaagaagtcgATCTGTGTCAAGAAAACAATACTGGAAATGCGCTATGGACCCGAGGTAGCAGCAGCGGTGGGAAACGATCCATCGGCAGTCCATAAGCTCCAGGAGCAGTCCAGAGAACATCACCAGTATCAGCATCACCATGGTGGCAAACTTCCCATGTCCACATCCTCCAGCTCAGGAATGCTCCACTCTGCCAACACCAGTTCTTCCAGACTTTCCTGTATCCCACAAGTGGAGAAGATGGCCACTGCCTTTTCAGAGGCCATGGCTACAAGTAAAGGAAACTACATGGATGTCAGAACTGGAGGGGTAGGAGATGGTGGGCATGGAGGGATGAGGGGCGAAGACTTGAGGGATGATGATGGAACTGATGTTGGGGATGACTCCGATGATGACGGCCATGGCTCTGCATCAGAGATATCCACCATTGCGATGGAGGTAGACAAGGTGAACCAGATTATCAACAACTGCATTGATGCACTGAAATTAGACGCAGCAGCAGTTGCTGCTTCTGGGGCCTCTAGTAACCCTTCAGCCTCCTCCAATCCCACCTCTCCTCCCCCTACCAGTTCATCCGCCCTTACTCGTGGCTTAATCCCACTCTCCCAAGGGGTTATAGAGACTTGCCAAGTCATAGGTCCTAACAAAAtacccccaccacctccactacCTGCCTTGAATGCCCCTCTCTCTGAGCGCCCAGGGATCAGTGGTGGTGGCTTTGTCCTCAGTCCCCCCTACAGGCCCCCTCCTCCAGCCACTGCTGTACGTCCAATTCAGCGACAGATGAGTGCAGATGCAGCTGTGGTTATTGTGAATTCTGTCAAGAAACAGTGCAGCACCACCTCTTGTAGTTCCATGGGTCGGGACAGGGACCGTGGAGGAGCGAGGGTGTACAGCCTGGATGTTCCTGAACCTAGGAGTCCAGATGCATGTaatcaacaacagcagcagtacCCAGACAGGGCCAGTCCCTTGGGATGTGGGGAGCCCCTGGAGCGGCTGCCTTTAGTGGGGAGTGCGAGCTGTGGTgga gggggtggtggtggttgcGACAGTGGTGGTGTTGGTGCCCATCATCAGGACAGTCAAAAGCAGCACCATTACCATCAACAGCAGCAAATGCAACAGCAGCAAATGCAACAGCAGCAAATGCAACAGCAGcaaatgcagcagcagcagcagcagcagcagcagcagctggaggtgcAGCAGGACTACCACTGCTCGGAGCACCGCCACTCTGTCCCAGCTCTCTACTATGAAGGCTCCCACCAGGGCTCCCCAGCTCAGAGGGTTTCATTCCTCAAGCCTCTGACGCGTTCAAGGAGGGATGCAGCATCTTACTCCCAGCTCTCGCCTGCCCGCAATCATTCCAGTTACTCTGGCTATTCCTCCAGCCCAGAGTACTCCTCAGAGAGCTCCCTGCGGATCTGGGAGCGCTTTCGTCCCTACCGGAAAGGCCAGCGTGATGAGGCCTGTTATGTGACAGCAGGAAATGCCCTTCGAAAAAAGGTGCAGTTCGCCAAAGGCGAGGACCTGCATGACATCCTTGATTATTGGAAAGGTGTGTCAGCACAGCAGAAGCTGTGA